A DNA window from Pleurocapsa sp. PCC 7319 contains the following coding sequences:
- a CDS encoding DUF2382 domain-containing protein — translation MALAKIADLYPNYQEDIFGGGDIKSFSVYDYTNDKIGSVHDIIVDDTGRFRYLVIDTGFWIFGKKVLLPVGRASIDYSQERVYASGLTKEQAENLPEYDSDMTIDYDYEEKVRMTYRGKDYDTNSPVYSQQANAYNSGVYSDGRNAQLYDLNSNNHGNIVRYEQNLINNRDRFNLKSGVNLYKIGDIYPDYRNLFDNDDLLSYSLYSNNEEKVGSVEDILVDRDGHFRYLVVDTGFWIFGKKVLLPFGRARIDRNQKRVYATGLTKEQAEHLPEYNSDMTVDYDYEENVRNVYRDEYSGVSTSTSSSYDYDREPSLYSHQETDGRQSLKLYEERLVANKERFRTGTVTVGKKVETETATVSVPIEKEKIIIERSNPTDSTAVTPGATAFNEGEVARVEVYEESAEIEKQAFVREEVSVRKEVEKDTVSARETIRREELDIETDGEGLIDNDR, via the coding sequence ATGGCTTTAGCAAAAATCGCCGATTTATACCCTAACTATCAAGAAGATATATTTGGTGGCGGTGATATCAAAAGCTTTTCTGTTTACGATTACACCAACGATAAAATTGGTTCTGTTCACGACATTATAGTAGATGATACAGGTAGATTTCGCTATCTAGTTATTGATACTGGTTTTTGGATCTTTGGTAAAAAGGTTTTGTTGCCAGTTGGTAGGGCTAGTATTGATTACAGTCAAGAACGTGTATATGCCAGTGGTTTAACTAAAGAGCAAGCGGAAAACTTACCAGAATATGATAGTGATATGACTATCGACTATGACTACGAAGAAAAAGTTAGAATGACTTATCGTGGTAAAGATTACGATACTAACAGTCCCGTTTACTCCCAACAAGCAAACGCATATAATAGCGGGGTTTATAGTGATGGTCGGAACGCACAACTATACGATTTGAACTCCAATAATCACGGTAATATTGTTAGATACGAGCAAAACTTGATTAATAATCGCGATCGCTTTAACCTCAAATCTGGAGTAAATCTTTATAAGATAGGAGATATTTACCCTGATTATCGTAATCTCTTTGATAACGATGACTTATTAAGTTATTCTCTCTACAGTAATAATGAAGAAAAGGTTGGTTCCGTGGAAGATATTTTAGTTGACCGAGATGGTCACTTCCGCTATTTAGTAGTTGACACTGGATTCTGGATTTTTGGCAAAAAAGTCTTGCTTCCTTTTGGGCGCGCTCGCATTGATCGTAATCAGAAAAGAGTATATGCTACTGGATTGACAAAAGAACAAGCAGAGCATTTACCTGAATATAACAGCGACATGACTGTAGATTATGACTATGAGGAAAATGTCAGAAATGTCTATCGTGATGAGTATTCGGGCGTCAGTACAAGTACTTCTTCTAGTTATGATTATGATCGAGAACCTAGTCTTTATTCACATCAAGAAACTGATGGTCGTCAAAGCCTTAAGCTTTACGAAGAACGTTTAGTAGCTAATAAAGAGCGTTTCCGTACCGGTACAGTAACGGTAGGGAAAAAAGTTGAGACTGAAACTGCTACTGTTTCGGTTCCGATAGAGAAAGAAAAAATCATCATCGAACGTAGCAATCCTACCGATTCTACTGCTGTTACTCCAGGTGCAACTGCATTTAATGAGGGAGAAGTAGCTCGAGTAGAAGTTTATGAAGAGTCAGCCGAAATCGAAAAACAGGCGTTTGTAAGAGAAGAAGTAAGTGTTCGTAAAGAAGTAGAAAAAGATACTGTATCTGCTCGTGAAACTATTCGTCGAGAAGAATTAGATATTGAGACCGATGGTGAAGGGTTAATTGACAATGATCGATAG
- a CDS encoding cyclase family protein: MKESDNWIDISLTIHPGMPYWPDNPPVSIEPSQCLAHGDVCNVSKLTIGTHTGTHVDGINHFIKGGMGVDQMPLDATIGKARVIKIEDPKQIKVAEIEPHNITAGERILFKTQNSDRALKSDTFVEDFVHISTEAAHYLAEKKVRTVGVDYLSVGGYQGNVVEVHHALLGSGIWAIEGLNLSQVEPGEYELICLPIKLKDGDGGLARAILKPLH, translated from the coding sequence ATGAAAGAATCTGATAATTGGATTGATATTTCTTTGACCATTCACCCAGGGATGCCTTATTGGCCTGATAATCCTCCTGTGAGCATTGAACCCAGTCAATGTCTGGCTCATGGAGATGTGTGCAATGTTTCTAAATTAACTATAGGGACACATACAGGTACTCATGTTGATGGTATCAACCATTTTATTAAAGGTGGTATGGGTGTTGATCAGATGCCTTTGGATGCGACCATCGGTAAAGCGAGAGTGATTAAAATTGAAGATCCAAAACAAATTAAAGTTGCCGAAATCGAACCTCATAATATAACGGCAGGAGAAAGAATTTTATTTAAAACTCAAAATAGCGATCGCGCTTTGAAATCAGATACTTTTGTTGAAGATTTTGTACATATTTCTACCGAAGCAGCTCATTACTTAGCGGAAAAAAAAGTTCGTACTGTAGGAGTAGATTATCTTTCTGTAGGTGGTTATCAAGGAAATGTAGTCGAAGTACATCATGCTCTACTAGGTTCAGGTATTTGGGCAATTGAAGGGTTAAATCTATCCCAAGTAGAACCAGGGGAATATGAGTTAATTTGTTTGCCAATTAAATTAAAAGATGGTGATGGGGGTTTAGCTAGAGCAATCTTAAAACCTCTTCACTGA
- a CDS encoding potassium channel family protein yields the protein MSAFLLTLGFILLTVVSSDVLTTTLTVKGGGFLTNRFSSWVWHNATKVHRHNNNHRLLAGMGLLLILGMAVLWYLLTWTAWSLIFCSYQDAILNASNEEPASTWGRIYFTAYTITTLGRGDYLPQSTIWHLLTGLAAANGFFLVTLSIAYLFPVVSAVTQKRILSVYLASLGGTADEIITRAWNNKNFGNLDQHLISLTPLISELGEKHLTYPILHYFHSRERTRSLPLSIAAFDEAMTILQYGVPENYQPDPAALNPARRACAAFLKTLKSAYLEPSDSEPPLTPLELLRNKSIPTVSDRQFQETTNHINKRRKLLLALVRNDGWSWDAIASSETTSRATSLDDETKIGRRVLY from the coding sequence ATGTCAGCCTTTTTATTGACATTGGGTTTTATCTTACTAACTGTTGTCTCTTCCGATGTTCTAACTACTACCCTAACTGTTAAGGGAGGAGGTTTTTTAACTAATCGTTTTTCGTCCTGGGTATGGCATAATGCAACTAAAGTACACAGACATAACAATAACCATCGTCTGTTAGCTGGAATGGGATTATTGTTAATACTAGGAATGGCAGTATTATGGTATCTACTAACTTGGACAGCATGGTCGCTAATTTTTTGTTCTTACCAAGATGCAATTCTTAATGCTTCCAATGAAGAACCTGCCAGTACTTGGGGAAGAATTTATTTTACGGCATATACTATTACTACCTTAGGTCGTGGTGACTATTTACCTCAAAGTACAATTTGGCACTTATTAACGGGTTTGGCAGCAGCTAATGGTTTTTTCTTAGTTACACTTTCCATTGCTTATTTGTTTCCTGTGGTGTCCGCAGTAACTCAAAAACGGATCTTGTCAGTTTACCTAGCATCTTTAGGTGGAACAGCAGATGAAATTATAACTAGGGCTTGGAATAACAAAAATTTTGGTAATTTAGATCAGCATTTAATTAGTTTAACCCCATTAATTTCTGAATTGGGCGAAAAACACTTAACTTATCCAATTTTACATTATTTTCATAGCCGAGAAAGAACTCGTAGTCTTCCTTTGAGTATTGCTGCATTTGATGAAGCAATGACTATCTTACAGTATGGAGTGCCCGAAAATTATCAACCCGATCCTGCTGCCTTGAATCCTGCACGACGTGCCTGTGCGGCTTTTTTAAAAACTCTCAAGTCCGCATATCTAGAACCCAGTGACAGCGAACCTCCTTTGACTCCTCTAGAATTGCTGAGAAATAAAAGTATTCCTACAGTTAGCGATCGCCAGTTTCAAGAAACTACAAACCACATCAATAAAAGACGCAAACTACTATTGGCTTTAGTCAGAAATGATGGCTGGTCTTGGGATGCAATTGCATCTAGTGAAACAACTAGTAGGGCTACCAGTTTAGATGACGAAACAAAAATTGGTAGACGAGTCTTGTATTAA
- a CDS encoding catalase gives MVNNQEILTNASGIPVPSNTVSKSVGKQGPLLLEDYTLLEKMAHFNRERIPERVVHAIGSGAYGTFTVTDDITQYTKAKLFSEVGKQTEIFARFSAVAKSKGGSDIYRDLRGFAVKFYTEEGNWDMVGNNTPIFFMRDPIKFMDFIRSQKEHPKEHWRHDQMWWDFLSLTPESIHQVLWLMGDRGAPMGWRHMNGYGSHTFSLINEENERIWVKFHFKTDQGNKFFTDEQWRKMQGIEPRWAAKDLYNAIEEGDYPSWTMHIQTMTDKQAQNFQWNPFDLTKIWPHADFPLQRVGKFELNRNPENYFAEVEQAAFSPGNVVPGISWSPDRMLQARIMSYADAHRHRLSVNYDNIPVNQPHATKVNDPYRDGLMRTDSNKGGRINYNPSHEGYPQADQNAEAPPYHVSGMAARIELDEEDHYDQARMYYDMLDNDEKKRLYNNIAGSLGKASEEVIKDQMQLFRNVYPELADKVEQAIANSEPPKPEPKPATV, from the coding sequence GTGGTTAATAATCAAGAAATTTTGACTAATGCGTCTGGTATTCCAGTACCTAGCAATACAGTATCCAAATCCGTAGGTAAGCAAGGTCCTTTACTGCTAGAAGACTATACTCTTCTAGAAAAGATGGCACACTTTAACCGCGAACGTATCCCTGAGCGAGTAGTTCACGCAATTGGTTCTGGTGCCTATGGAACCTTTACTGTAACTGATGATATTACTCAATATACTAAAGCTAAGCTATTTTCAGAAGTAGGAAAGCAAACTGAAATCTTTGCCCGTTTCTCTGCTGTTGCTAAATCTAAAGGTGGTTCCGATATTTATCGCGACTTAAGAGGATTTGCCGTTAAGTTTTACACTGAGGAGGGCAATTGGGACATGGTAGGTAACAATACACCTATCTTTTTTATGCGCGATCCGATCAAGTTTATGGACTTTATCCGCTCGCAAAAAGAACACCCCAAAGAACACTGGCGACATGACCAGATGTGGTGGGATTTTTTGTCATTAACTCCCGAAAGTATTCATCAGGTATTGTGGTTAATGGGAGATCGCGGAGCACCAATGGGATGGAGACACATGAATGGTTACGGTAGCCATACTTTTAGCCTGATTAATGAGGAAAACGAGCGTATTTGGGTCAAATTCCACTTCAAAACTGACCAAGGCAATAAATTCTTTACCGATGAGCAGTGGCGCAAAATGCAGGGAATCGAACCTCGATGGGCAGCAAAGGATTTGTATAATGCTATTGAAGAAGGGGATTATCCTTCTTGGACAATGCATATTCAGACTATGACTGACAAACAGGCACAGAATTTCCAGTGGAATCCCTTTGACCTCACTAAAATATGGCCTCACGCAGATTTTCCCTTGCAGAGAGTTGGTAAATTTGAATTAAACCGTAATCCTGAAAACTATTTTGCAGAAGTAGAACAGGCTGCATTTTCTCCGGGAAACGTTGTTCCTGGAATTTCTTGGTCGCCAGATCGGATGCTACAGGCACGAATTATGTCCTATGCTGATGCCCATCGTCATCGTCTCAGCGTTAATTACGATAATATTCCTGTTAATCAACCTCATGCTACTAAAGTTAACGATCCCTACCGTGATGGCTTGATGCGTACAGACAGCAATAAAGGTGGACGTATTAACTATAATCCTTCTCACGAAGGTTATCCTCAGGCAGATCAAAATGCTGAAGCACCACCTTATCATGTTTCTGGGATGGCAGCACGGATCGAACTAGATGAAGAGGATCATTACGATCAGGCGCGAATGTATTACGATATGCTCGATAATGACGAAAAAAAACGTTTGTATAACAATATCGCTGGTAGCTTGGGTAAAGCTAGCGAAGAAGTTATTAAAGACCAGATGCAGCTATTTCGCAATGTTTATCCTGAATTAGCAGACAAGGTAGAACAGGCGATCGCCAATTCTGAACCTCCAAAACCAGAACCTAAACCAGCAACTGTTTAG
- a CDS encoding DUF4112 domain-containing protein, which yields MDKTQQLKNLQRIRKITNLLDSAIGIPGTKFRIGLDPILGLFPGGGDLIGAIISAYMIYLAAHFGLKKEEIGKMAGNVAIETILGSIPLVGDLFDAYFKANSRNLEILENHIENSNSQSLLHQKQDSKLETQVV from the coding sequence ATGGATAAAACTCAACAATTAAAAAATCTTCAGAGAATTCGAAAAATTACTAATCTTTTAGATTCAGCTATTGGTATTCCCGGAACTAAATTTCGGATCGGTTTAGATCCCATTTTGGGATTATTCCCAGGAGGAGGAGATTTGATTGGTGCGATTATCTCTGCGTATATGATTTATTTAGCTGCTCATTTTGGATTAAAAAAAGAAGAAATTGGCAAAATGGCTGGTAATGTGGCAATTGAAACCATACTAGGCTCAATACCCTTAGTTGGAGATCTTTTCGATGCTTATTTTAAAGCTAATAGCCGCAATTTAGAAATTTTAGAAAATCACATAGAGAATTCAAATAGTCAAAGCTTACTACACCAGAAGCAAGACTCAAAATTAGAAACTCAAGTAGTTTAA
- a CDS encoding RNA-guided endonuclease TnpB family protein — translation MLVLEMKIQAKPTQYDAMDEAIRTAQFIRNKALRYWMDNKGVGKYQLSAYCKVLAAEFPFAHKLNSMARQSSADRAWAAISRFYQNCKHKTPGKKGFPKFKKHSRSVEYKTTGWKLSENRKQITFTDQNNIGRVKLKGTRDLNWYDIKQFKRVRIVRRADGYYGQFLVDADNRERVEPSYSEIGLDVGLNYFCTDDKGNQIENPRFYRRGEKALNRLNRSKSKKYVKSKKPQSKNYHQARKRYALKHLKISRQRKDHAVKLARCVITSNDVVAYEDLRIGKMVKNHNLAKSITDAGWYQFRVWLEYFGYKFGKVTVAVPPQYTSVNCSGCGAKVTKTLSTRTHKCKCGCVLDRDENAARNILSLGLSTVGHTGSKAWGDETSILADENLSG, via the coding sequence ATGTTAGTTCTAGAGATGAAGATACAAGCCAAGCCAACTCAATACGATGCGATGGATGAAGCCATCAGAACGGCACAATTCATACGCAACAAAGCATTGCGATATTGGATGGACAATAAAGGAGTAGGAAAATACCAGCTATCGGCATACTGTAAAGTACTAGCTGCTGAATTCCCCTTTGCTCACAAGCTAAATTCAATGGCCAGACAAAGCAGTGCAGATCGAGCCTGGGCTGCAATATCTCGTTTCTATCAAAACTGTAAACATAAAACTCCTGGAAAAAAGGGATTTCCTAAGTTCAAGAAGCATTCTCGCTCGGTCGAGTATAAGACTACAGGTTGGAAGCTTTCTGAAAATAGAAAACAGATAACCTTCACCGATCAGAATAATATCGGTCGGGTCAAGCTAAAAGGTACAAGAGATTTGAATTGGTACGATATCAAACAATTCAAACGAGTACGAATAGTTAGACGTGCTGATGGTTATTATGGTCAGTTTTTAGTCGATGCCGACAACCGAGAAAGAGTAGAACCATCTTATTCTGAAATTGGTTTAGACGTTGGCTTGAACTATTTCTGTACCGACGACAAAGGGAATCAGATTGAGAATCCTCGGTTTTATCGAAGAGGTGAAAAAGCACTCAATCGCTTAAACCGAAGCAAGTCTAAAAAGTACGTCAAAAGTAAAAAACCACAGTCTAAGAACTATCACCAAGCGAGAAAAAGATACGCCCTAAAGCATCTTAAGATAAGTAGGCAACGTAAAGACCATGCCGTGAAATTGGCACGGTGCGTAATCACATCTAACGATGTAGTCGCTTATGAAGACTTAAGAATTGGCAAGATGGTAAAAAATCACAATCTTGCCAAGTCGATAACCGACGCTGGCTGGTATCAATTTAGAGTGTGGTTAGAGTACTTTGGCTATAAGTTTGGCAAAGTAACAGTTGCCGTACCACCGCAGTATACTTCTGTTAACTGCTCTGGTTGCGGAGCTAAAGTAACTAAAACTCTCAGCACCAGAACTCATAAGTGTAAGTGTGGCTGTGTTCTCGACCGAGATGAAAATGCAGCTAGAAACATCCTCTCTTTAGGATTAAGTACCGTGGGACACACGGGATCTAAAGCTTGGGGAGACGAAACCTCTATCTTGGCTGATGAGAATTTGTCAGGGTAA
- a CDS encoding sodium/proline symporter: MSIALTFIVFLILFTVVGIFAATQKQNTTTDYLLAGRNVNPWAIALSALSTGQSGFLFTGQVGYAYTQGLSAIWLAIGWAIGDYIAWMLVFKNLRQVSEASDSETVPAFLAQRQPGYRWITIISALITIVFLGTYAAAQLLAGSKALNSLFGWNYAWGVIIGAIIVLIYCFSGGIRASIWTDAVQSIVMIVALLLLFIVTISAGGGLNNLYTNLRQIDANLITLFPTNLTWGFVPFFIGWLVAGFGVVGQPHILVRAMALDSANNMGKARDIKIICGLVTAFAAIFIGLAARVLLPSLNDPELALLDLSQELLPGILVGVMLAGLFAATISTADSQILSCSAALTQDLFPGLAKSYTFAKIGTIVVTAIVLVIALLNNDNVFGLITFAWSILASGLGVLLILRTLEKPVSTPLAIAIMIIGITVAMTWKLGLHLSDAVYEVFPGMTAGFLVYLIASPLLQTTEKNST, translated from the coding sequence ATGTCAATCGCTTTAACTTTTATTGTCTTTTTGATTTTATTTACTGTAGTTGGTATTTTTGCAGCAACGCAAAAACAAAATACTACTACCGATTATTTGTTAGCAGGAAGAAATGTCAATCCTTGGGCGATCGCTTTATCAGCTTTATCTACTGGACAAAGTGGTTTTTTGTTTACTGGACAAGTAGGCTATGCCTATACTCAGGGTTTATCGGCGATTTGGTTAGCAATTGGTTGGGCGATCGGCGATTATATAGCTTGGATGTTAGTTTTTAAGAATTTGCGCCAAGTTTCCGAAGCCTCTGACTCAGAAACTGTTCCCGCATTTTTGGCACAACGTCAACCGGGATATCGATGGATTACGATTATTTCAGCACTAATTACCATTGTCTTTTTAGGTACCTATGCTGCTGCACAGTTGTTAGCAGGAAGTAAAGCCTTGAATAGTTTATTTGGTTGGAATTATGCTTGGGGAGTTATTATTGGTGCAATTATTGTGTTAATTTATTGCTTCTCCGGAGGAATTCGAGCCTCAATTTGGACTGATGCGGTACAAAGCATTGTGATGATTGTGGCTTTGTTACTGTTGTTTATCGTAACTATTTCCGCAGGTGGTGGATTAAATAACCTATATACCAATTTAAGACAAATAGATGCAAACCTAATAACCTTATTTCCTACCAATTTGACCTGGGGCTTTGTACCCTTTTTTATTGGTTGGTTAGTTGCTGGTTTTGGTGTTGTCGGACAACCTCACATTTTAGTGAGAGCGATGGCACTAGATTCAGCAAATAATATGGGTAAAGCGCGGGATATTAAAATCATCTGTGGTCTGGTAACAGCCTTTGCTGCTATTTTTATTGGATTAGCAGCGCGAGTACTACTGCCAAGTTTAAATGATCCAGAATTAGCGTTACTGGATTTGTCTCAAGAACTGTTACCCGGAATATTAGTTGGTGTGATGTTAGCTGGTTTGTTTGCTGCTACTATCTCAACCGCAGATTCTCAGATCTTATCTTGTTCTGCTGCCTTGACTCAAGACTTATTTCCTGGATTAGCTAAATCATATACGTTTGCCAAAATCGGCACTATAGTCGTCACCGCTATTGTTTTGGTAATTGCTTTGCTCAATAACGACAATGTCTTTGGTTTGATTACCTTCGCCTGGTCAATTCTAGCCTCTGGCTTGGGAGTATTACTGATTTTACGCACTCTAGAAAAACCTGTTTCTACTCCACTAGCGATCGCCATCATGATAATAGGTATTACAGTCGCAATGACTTGGAAATTAGGATTACATCTGTCTGACGCCGTATATGAAGTTTTTCCTGGTATGACTGCGGGCTTTTTAGTGTATTTAATTGCTTCCCCACTTTTACAAACCACAGAAAAAAACTCTACTTAA
- a CDS encoding ATP-grasp domain-containing protein: MAQILFVSRAISVLVKNLGTLILLLLLLPFNLVMVLLSLVRNFFNTPWQKKNVSPTDKKRILITGAKMTKALQLARSFHQDGHEVYLVETHKYWLSGHRFSRAVTGFFTVPAPEKDREGYCQGLLEIVKQNNIDVFVPVSSPVASYYDSLAKKVLEPFCESIHLDPEETEILDDKHAFCTKARELGLSAPKVFRITDPQQILDFDFERDGSKYIVKSIPYDSVLRLDLTRLPFPEMEEYVRSLPISEAKPWVMQEFVRGQEYCFHATARNGKIRLHCCSKSSPFQVNYEQVDNPAIYQWVETFVSKMNLTGQICFDMIQTSDGTVYPIECNPRLHSAITMFHDHPGVAKAYLTDGELNEKPITPLPDSKPTYWTYHELWRLLSIRSVTELKAWWHKITQGTDAILDPQDPLPFLMLHNWQIPLLLLDNLRRLKGWVKIDFNIGKLVEIGGD; encoded by the coding sequence ATGGCACAGATACTATTTGTTTCCAGAGCTATTTCAGTGTTGGTAAAAAATCTAGGAACGCTGATTCTATTATTACTTCTGTTACCTTTTAACCTGGTAATGGTTTTACTATCATTGGTCAGAAATTTTTTCAACACCCCTTGGCAAAAGAAAAATGTTTCCCCAACAGACAAAAAAAGAATTTTGATTACCGGGGCAAAAATGACTAAGGCATTGCAGCTTGCAAGGTCTTTTCATCAAGATGGGCATGAAGTCTATTTAGTTGAAACTCATAAATACTGGCTATCGGGACATCGTTTTTCTCGCGCAGTCACCGGTTTTTTTACCGTACCAGCACCAGAAAAAGATAGGGAAGGATACTGCCAGGGACTATTGGAGATAGTTAAACAGAATAATATTGATGTTTTTGTCCCCGTATCCAGTCCTGTTGCCAGTTACTATGATTCTCTAGCCAAAAAGGTTTTAGAACCTTTTTGTGAGTCAATACATCTCGATCCAGAAGAAACAGAAATACTTGATGATAAACATGCTTTCTGCACTAAAGCCAGAGAATTAGGTTTGTCTGCCCCCAAGGTATTTCGGATTACCGATCCGCAGCAAATACTAGACTTTGATTTTGAACGTGACGGCAGTAAATATATTGTTAAAAGCATTCCCTATGATTCGGTTCTGCGTTTAGATTTAACTCGATTACCCTTTCCAGAAATGGAAGAATACGTTCGTAGTTTGCCGATTAGTGAAGCAAAACCTTGGGTGATGCAAGAATTTGTTCGCGGACAAGAATACTGTTTTCATGCTACAGCACGTAATGGAAAAATCAGACTGCACTGTTGTTCCAAATCGTCTCCTTTCCAGGTTAACTACGAACAAGTAGATAATCCTGCTATCTATCAATGGGTAGAAACTTTTGTCAGCAAAATGAATCTGACAGGACAAATTTGTTTCGACATGATTCAAACCAGTGACGGAACAGTTTACCCCATCGAGTGTAATCCTCGTCTGCATTCTGCGATTACCATGTTTCACGATCATCCTGGAGTAGCCAAAGCTTATTTGACCGATGGTGAATTAAATGAAAAACCAATTACTCCTTTACCTGATAGTAAGCCAACCTATTGGACTTACCATGAACTTTGGAGACTATTAAGTATTCGTTCTGTTACAGAACTAAAAGCTTGGTGGCACAAAATAACTCAAGGAACTGATGCCATCTTAGATCCCCAAGATCCTTTACCTTTTTTAATGCTCCATAATTGGCAAATTCCCCTGCTACTACTAGATAATTTACGTCGTCTTAAAGGCTGGGTCAAAATTGACTTTAATATTGGCAAACTAGTAGAAATTGGCGGAGATTAA
- a CDS encoding O-methyltransferase: MVSTAETSEVNTGIYSSLNKPKKTARPVTPLGILVQQLEHILNTAKTESISTEFKTSLNKAYHLAAGIDPYLEDCTTSESKALADLNQKTQQEDWSKHFDDGATVRALEQEMLSGHVEGQLLKMLVSISKSKRVLEIGMFTGYSALAIAEALPDDGCVIACEVDEYVSRFALDCFAASPHGKKIQVKVAPAIETMGKLAKAGESFDLVFIDADKGGYVDYLNLLLDTDLLASDGFICVDNTLLQGQPYLPKEQRTANGEAIARFNRFVADDPRVEQVLIPLRDGVTIIRRK, translated from the coding sequence GTGGTAAGTACAGCAGAAACGTCTGAAGTAAACACTGGAATTTATTCCAGTCTAAACAAGCCCAAGAAAACTGCCAGACCAGTCACTCCCTTGGGAATTTTAGTTCAGCAGTTAGAACATATTTTGAACACGGCTAAAACTGAATCGATTTCGACCGAATTCAAAACATCCTTGAACAAAGCATATCATTTAGCCGCAGGAATCGACCCTTATTTAGAAGACTGTACTACTTCTGAATCAAAAGCTCTGGCCGATTTGAACCAAAAAACTCAACAAGAAGATTGGAGTAAACATTTTGATGATGGTGCAACTGTACGGGCATTAGAACAAGAAATGCTTTCTGGGCATGTTGAGGGGCAGTTGCTAAAAATGCTCGTTTCTATCAGTAAATCTAAGCGAGTTCTAGAAATTGGCATGTTCACTGGTTATTCAGCACTAGCGATCGCCGAAGCTTTACCTGATGACGGTTGTGTTATCGCTTGCGAAGTAGATGAATATGTTTCTAGGTTTGCGCTTGATTGCTTTGCTGCCTCTCCTCATGGTAAAAAAATTCAGGTTAAAGTGGCACCTGCAATAGAAACCATGGGTAAGCTGGCTAAGGCAGGGGAGTCTTTTGACTTAGTATTTATCGATGCCGATAAAGGTGGATATGTCGACTATCTAAACCTGCTGCTAGATACCGACTTATTAGCATCTGATGGCTTTATCTGCGTAGATAATACCCTGTTACAAGGACAACCCTATCTACCAAAGGAACAACGCACTGCTAACGGAGAAGCGATCGCTCGCTTTAATCGTTTTGTTGCTGACGATCCTCGTGTCGAACAGGTTTTAATTCCTCTACGGGATGGTGTGACAATTATTAGACGCAAGTAA
- a CDS encoding TspO/MBR family protein codes for MIPSWLAIGIATLAVPLILNRFISSQDFRWFKHLRRPDWLTFEGAIPLIWTIIFIFGAWSAYNVWEANPGKAFTWVLMGFYLLVEIVISLYTLVMCKTRSLKVGTIIGGTGFFLGAILAVIVSSISITAFWLLVPYLLWSPIGTFVTWQMMQLNPINA; via the coding sequence ATGATTCCTTCTTGGTTGGCAATTGGTATTGCTACTCTTGCTGTTCCTTTGATTCTTAACCGCTTTATTTCTAGTCAAGATTTTCGCTGGTTTAAACATTTGCGTCGTCCCGACTGGCTAACTTTTGAAGGAGCAATTCCCCTTATTTGGACGATAATTTTTATTTTCGGCGCCTGGTCAGCTTATAATGTCTGGGAAGCTAATCCAGGTAAAGCTTTTACTTGGGTATTAATGGGTTTTTACCTATTGGTAGAAATAGTAATTTCTTTATACACCCTAGTAATGTGTAAAACTCGCAGCTTAAAGGTGGGGACAATTATTGGCGGAACTGGCTTTTTTCTGGGAGCAATCTTAGCTGTAATAGTTTCATCTATATCTATAACTGCGTTTTGGTTATTAGTACCTTATTTACTTTGGAGTCCAATCGGAACTTTTGTCACTTGGCAAATGATGCAACTTAATCCCATTAATGCTTAG